A genomic window from Candidatus Denitrolinea symbiosum includes:
- a CDS encoding zinc ribbon domain-containing protein has protein sequence MKKTNWLAVILVAIVALVILFWIGTMFGGGYGMMGGWGGSRGYGMMNSGYSPFGWFGMGLGMIFMWLIPISIIALVVYGVVALTRNAGNNTPASATPCPNCGKGVQTDWKNCPHCGTALK, from the coding sequence ATGAAAAAAACAAACTGGTTGGCTGTCATCCTGGTTGCGATTGTCGCCCTCGTTATCCTCTTTTGGATCGGCACAATGTTCGGTGGCGGTTATGGCATGATGGGAGGCTGGGGCGGTAGTCGCGGCTACGGTATGATGAATTCGGGTTATTCTCCCTTCGGCTGGTTCGGGATGGGACTCGGCATGATCTTCATGTGGCTCATTCCCATCAGCATCATCGCCCTCGTCGTGTACGGCGTTGTTGCGCTGACGAGAAACGCGGGAAACAATACCCCTGCCTCCGCCACGCCTTGCCCCAACTGCGGAAAAGGCGTGCAAACCGACTGGAAGAATTGTCCCCACTGCGGCACCGCGCTAAAATAG